In Microvenator marinus, one genomic interval encodes:
- a CDS encoding lamin tail domain-containing protein, which yields MSRKFLLLALVTLFAGACGTDDPGTPAPNNVDGECEDECVLGDRSCMDANTVEVCLRNPLTGCFALERRVCAMDETCTDNDCLGVPKTCEDTCQAPANRCNSMGQSETCADHNDDGCLEFGSAAACQAGEYCDSADGLCKQSECVDECEESATACLEGLLSTCTRNPQGCLVFGAGKECEAGTACEEGACVTSTACEDECEGEETICSPNGVLTCGNYDSDSCSELSSAVACSAGEECRAGECVAATTCQDGCLANEAVCVGNQISRCETQTDGCLAFSPPAACPGTETCVSGGGATMCEAPAVTGKVVINEIFYDAAGDDVRSNGTSPTFIELFGPPGLSIADFEIQLVNGSGGATYGTFTLPAGAQLDGNGFAIIGMETPDNFLSFIPTNKYFIMTSYGGGQDGMQNGPDNVKLLDVSDQVVDAVGYGTFAGTSVFEGEGTAAPSSTSGRSIGRTNGVDTDDNSADFLTFYPTPGIPNADLRINEVYFDQPGTDTGSDTFVEVVAPIQGWEDIALDGYVLRAINGLNGNDYIFTFDENGTAVVDGVDFSGYTLNEGINSGYVVVCNIDTASNALLNRCTVPYEGSDFQNGPDNFVLEFGGRVVDAIGYGSFGASDTFAGEGSSKSFSTSSAGKSLSRWPISDPSVVGDTDDNSVDFHLMTPSPASDNSP from the coding sequence ATGTCCCGTAAATTTCTACTTTTAGCTTTAGTTACTCTCTTTGCAGGTGCTTGTGGCACCGACGATCCCGGCACACCTGCCCCGAATAATGTGGACGGTGAATGCGAGGACGAATGCGTGCTTGGCGACCGCTCGTGCATGGATGCGAACACCGTGGAGGTTTGCCTGCGCAATCCCTTGACCGGATGTTTTGCGCTTGAGCGCAGGGTCTGTGCAATGGACGAAACCTGCACCGATAACGATTGTCTTGGGGTCCCAAAGACCTGCGAAGATACCTGCCAAGCGCCCGCCAATCGCTGCAATAGTATGGGCCAATCCGAGACATGTGCCGATCATAATGACGACGGCTGTCTTGAGTTTGGTTCTGCAGCTGCATGCCAGGCTGGCGAATATTGCGATAGCGCTGATGGCTTGTGTAAGCAGTCGGAGTGTGTGGATGAGTGCGAAGAGAGCGCCACAGCGTGCCTCGAAGGCCTTCTGAGCACCTGTACGCGCAACCCTCAGGGATGCCTCGTGTTCGGCGCCGGCAAAGAGTGTGAAGCCGGAACGGCGTGCGAAGAAGGTGCCTGCGTGACGTCAACGGCATGCGAAGACGAGTGCGAAGGCGAAGAGACCATCTGCTCGCCAAACGGCGTCTTGACCTGTGGAAACTACGACTCTGACTCGTGTTCCGAGCTCTCATCAGCGGTGGCTTGCTCCGCTGGCGAAGAGTGCAGAGCCGGTGAGTGTGTTGCGGCCACGACATGCCAGGACGGATGCCTCGCCAACGAAGCTGTTTGTGTAGGAAATCAGATCTCACGATGTGAAACTCAAACTGACGGATGTCTGGCGTTCTCACCCCCAGCAGCGTGTCCAGGCACCGAGACCTGCGTGTCTGGCGGTGGCGCCACCATGTGCGAGGCCCCAGCCGTGACTGGAAAGGTCGTGATCAACGAGATCTTCTATGACGCTGCCGGTGACGATGTGCGCTCCAATGGAACATCGCCAACCTTCATCGAGCTCTTTGGCCCTCCGGGTCTTTCGATCGCGGATTTTGAGATTCAACTTGTCAACGGATCGGGTGGCGCGACTTATGGAACGTTCACCTTGCCAGCTGGTGCACAGCTTGACGGCAACGGGTTCGCCATCATCGGCATGGAAACTCCTGACAACTTCCTCTCGTTCATCCCAACGAATAAATACTTCATCATGACCTCGTACGGCGGTGGCCAAGACGGCATGCAAAACGGTCCGGATAATGTGAAATTACTGGATGTTTCGGACCAAGTTGTCGACGCGGTGGGATACGGAACCTTCGCCGGAACCAGCGTGTTTGAAGGCGAAGGCACAGCTGCCCCATCGTCGACTTCCGGACGCTCGATCGGCCGAACTAACGGCGTCGATACCGATGATAACTCGGCTGATTTCCTGACCTTCTACCCCACACCAGGCATTCCGAATGCTGACCTCAGAATCAACGAGGTCTACTTCGACCAACCTGGCACGGACACCGGTTCAGATACCTTTGTTGAGGTAGTTGCACCGATTCAAGGGTGGGAAGATATCGCGCTCGACGGCTACGTCTTGCGTGCCATCAATGGTCTAAATGGCAACGACTATATCTTCACCTTTGATGAAAATGGCACTGCAGTCGTGGATGGAGTGGACTTCAGCGGATACACCCTTAACGAAGGCATCAACTCGGGTTACGTCGTGGTCTGCAATATCGACACAGCTTCAAACGCGCTCTTGAACCGATGCACGGTGCCCTACGAGGGATCGGATTTCCAAAACGGGCCCGATAATTTCGTGCTTGAGTTTGGCGGACGCGTTGTCGACGCAATCGGCTACGGTTCATTTGGCGCCTCAGATACTTTTGCCGGCGAAGGCAGTTCCAAATCTTTCTCGACGAGCAGTGCCGGAAAATCACTTTCACGATGGCCAATTTCGGACCCAAGTGTGGTAGGAGACACGGATGATAACTCGGTGGACTTCCACTTGATGACTCCGAGTCCCGCATCCGACAACTCGCCCTGA
- the mtnC gene encoding acireductone synthase: MKTYDRFVLDIEGTTTSISFVYDELFPFARNEVQNYLSQNWDTLSEVRAGLLAQAESDRAEGLSAPLPDSPENAAKNVLWQMDQDRKTTALKSLQGMIWKAGYKDGRLKGHVFPDVPAALHRWHGRGAKTYIYSSGSIAAQKLLFGHSVAGDLTGMLSGYFDTTTGPKREAASYRLIKEAIGGEHVLFATDILQEAQAASEAGFDVVLMQRPGNAEQGAYAFPCAADFEKFK; this comes from the coding sequence ATGAAAACCTATGACCGATTTGTGCTCGATATCGAGGGCACAACTACATCTATCTCGTTTGTCTACGATGAGCTCTTTCCCTTCGCTCGAAACGAAGTGCAAAACTATCTCTCCCAAAACTGGGATACGCTCTCCGAGGTTCGTGCCGGCCTGTTGGCACAAGCCGAGTCCGACAGAGCCGAGGGACTGAGCGCTCCGCTCCCCGATTCCCCTGAAAACGCTGCCAAAAACGTGCTCTGGCAGATGGACCAGGACAGAAAGACCACCGCGCTCAAGAGTCTTCAAGGCATGATTTGGAAAGCCGGCTACAAAGACGGCCGCTTGAAAGGACACGTCTTTCCCGATGTTCCAGCGGCATTGCATCGTTGGCACGGTAGGGGCGCAAAAACTTATATCTACTCTTCGGGTAGCATCGCCGCACAGAAACTCCTCTTTGGCCATAGCGTGGCTGGCGACCTCACAGGCATGCTGAGCGGCTACTTCGACACCACCACCGGCCCCAAACGTGAGGCGGCTAGTTACCGTCTCATCAAAGAAGCGATTGGTGGCGAGCACGTTCTCTTTGCCACGGATATCCTTCAAGAGGCTCAAGCCGCGTCGGAAGCAGGGTTTGACGTTGTGTTGATGCAGCGCCCCGGAAACGCCGAGCAAGGCGCGTACGCATTCCCATGCGCCGCTGATTTCGAAAAATTTAAATAG
- a CDS encoding serine/threonine protein kinase, protein MAVCPKCGHRGGDVASPCPNDDHYLVPESAISPHKNDKNLGRLIGGKYIVTSLISEGGMGAVYRAIQTPVDREVALKVLKAELESSAEGAERFLREARAVSRLSHPNIITLFDFGVDAGQPFMAMEYAPGVSLGKWLESTTLSLDRIIHVITQTASALAEAHNQGIVHRDLKPENIIVIRSGNDPDFVKLLDFGIARLVNATATRGLTREGEVYGTPHYMAPEQAKGEANIGPPADVYSIGIMLYQLLCAKMPFDAPTPLAVLYQHLHEPLPAIAARPGVVVSPELERIIRTATQKSVQDRYQTASELLGALQNLKNPTRAPALAEELFADFGGTIPGATPLASTQNHPALQSSAIPVHDPDPSIELPPEPHVEEGVSKALIGLVAALMLAVIGGVAYLALDTFSGQATTEPVDVVQNPPVEKKTPPQPEKTEPEKVAEVPKVEPVAVQEPEKVEPEKVEPEKVEPEKAEPEKTAELAKPEPKTKVAASTKTKVKKVSEPKVEKTEPAKVEEPVEAEKKVEPMKFKPVGDPRKWN, encoded by the coding sequence ATGGCAGTATGCCCAAAATGTGGTCATCGGGGAGGAGATGTTGCGTCGCCTTGCCCCAATGACGACCACTACCTCGTTCCCGAATCTGCGATCTCCCCTCATAAGAACGACAAGAATCTCGGTCGCCTCATCGGCGGAAAGTACATTGTGACCTCGTTGATTAGCGAAGGCGGGATGGGCGCTGTCTACCGAGCCATTCAGACGCCAGTGGACCGCGAAGTCGCGCTCAAAGTGCTTAAAGCCGAGCTTGAATCCTCGGCAGAAGGCGCTGAGAGATTCTTGAGAGAGGCGAGGGCGGTCTCCAGGCTTTCGCACCCGAACATCATTACGCTCTTTGATTTTGGTGTGGACGCAGGCCAGCCGTTTATGGCCATGGAGTACGCGCCTGGGGTCAGCCTCGGGAAATGGCTGGAAAGCACCACACTCTCCTTGGATCGGATTATACACGTCATCACCCAGACGGCGTCGGCTTTGGCTGAGGCCCATAATCAGGGGATTGTGCACCGAGATCTAAAGCCCGAGAATATCATCGTCATCCGCTCTGGAAACGACCCTGACTTTGTGAAGCTCTTGGACTTCGGCATCGCCCGTTTGGTGAACGCGACAGCCACGCGAGGCCTGACGCGAGAAGGCGAGGTCTACGGGACGCCGCACTATATGGCGCCTGAGCAGGCAAAAGGTGAGGCGAATATTGGGCCTCCGGCAGACGTGTATTCCATAGGAATCATGCTCTATCAGCTGCTCTGCGCAAAGATGCCCTTCGACGCGCCTACACCACTAGCCGTGCTCTACCAGCACTTGCATGAGCCGCTTCCTGCTATCGCGGCGCGCCCTGGAGTGGTGGTTTCTCCTGAGCTGGAAAGGATCATTCGCACAGCGACGCAGAAGTCGGTTCAAGACCGCTACCAGACGGCTTCAGAGCTTCTCGGGGCGCTGCAAAATCTTAAGAACCCCACTAGGGCTCCGGCCTTGGCGGAGGAGTTATTCGCTGATTTTGGGGGTACGATTCCGGGAGCCACACCCCTGGCATCCACGCAGAATCATCCGGCTCTGCAATCTTCGGCAATTCCTGTCCATGATCCTGACCCAAGCATCGAATTGCCGCCGGAGCCCCACGTTGAAGAAGGCGTGTCCAAAGCTCTGATCGGCTTGGTTGCCGCGTTAATGCTGGCTGTCATCGGTGGAGTTGCATATCTTGCTCTGGATACTTTCTCAGGTCAGGCAACGACTGAACCCGTAGATGTGGTTCAGAATCCACCAGTCGAAAAGAAGACCCCGCCCCAGCCTGAGAAGACCGAACCAGAGAAAGTGGCCGAAGTACCCAAAGTCGAACCTGTGGCTGTGCAAGAACCTGAGAAAGTTGAGCCCGAGAAAGTCGAGCCTGAAAAGGTAGAGCCCGAAAAGGCAGAGCCCGAGAAAACCGCGGAATTGGCCAAACCTGAGCCGAAGACAAAAGTTGCGGCTTCAACAAAAACTAAAGTCAAGAAAGTCTCAGAACCTAAGGTCGAGAAGACCGAGCCCGCGAAAGTAGAAGAGCCCGTTGAGGCTGAAAAGAAAGTGGAACCGATGAAGTTCAAACCCGTCGGTGACCCTCGAAAATGGAATTAG
- a CDS encoding class II glutamine amidotransferase, whose product MARILAYICNDISLSSHLFKTVEPSESLVTSSSGIGWVQNERSLLRINPKPSRTSPIELIADVPARATIASLNDDQVTRNAHDVQPFRFRRWVFASAGMSSAEDLPRQDLVDHVAPFLVQNIKGSSLDEVVFHVLMTHIHQAETRAGDRSTEELANAILEGVQCLRELDKIEFQALIATHRNVFSVGIGSPIYAQSFAGLDVQEDALFAGHKPKTTSNPAFRAAMLQNWEEKESVRLNDGVSWIDANWEIQTLPL is encoded by the coding sequence ATGGCCCGTATACTCGCGTATATATGCAACGATATTTCGCTTTCGTCCCATCTTTTCAAGACGGTCGAGCCCTCTGAATCTCTGGTGACATCCTCGTCTGGGATCGGTTGGGTTCAAAATGAACGCTCGCTTCTGAGGATCAATCCAAAGCCGAGCCGGACCTCGCCCATTGAACTGATTGCCGACGTACCCGCTCGGGCAACCATCGCCAGCCTGAACGACGACCAGGTCACGCGCAATGCCCACGATGTGCAGCCGTTCAGATTCAGACGTTGGGTCTTTGCGAGCGCCGGTATGAGCTCAGCAGAGGACCTGCCTAGACAAGATCTTGTGGACCACGTGGCGCCTTTTCTCGTGCAGAACATCAAAGGGTCCTCGTTGGATGAGGTGGTTTTCCATGTCCTGATGACCCATATACACCAGGCGGAAACACGGGCAGGGGATAGGAGTACTGAAGAGCTCGCCAACGCCATTCTCGAAGGAGTTCAGTGCCTTCGAGAACTCGACAAAATCGAGTTTCAGGCTCTCATTGCGACTCATCGAAACGTGTTCAGTGTGGGTATCGGCAGCCCGATTTATGCACAATCGTTTGCGGGCCTTGATGTGCAAGAGGACGCTCTCTTCGCCGGCCACAAGCCAAAGACTACCTCCAATCCGGCCTTTAGGGCCGCTATGCTTCAGAATTGGGAGGAAAAGGAGAGCGTCCGTCTGAACGACGGTGTCTCTTGGATCGACGCCAACTGGGAGATTCAAACGCTCCCACTCTAG
- a CDS encoding DNA-methyltransferase, giving the protein MEIWSNDQPQTLSAPYFQSPEFTLFQGDSLELMRGMADAQFDMIFADPPYFLSNGGVTCKNGRMVSVDKGRWDRSQGAQANHEFNMAWLNECQRLLKPNGTMWVSGTHHVIYSIGFAMQLLDFKILNDIAWFKVNPPPNLSCRYFTHGTETILWAAKNHKAKYTFNYALMKEENGGKQMKNLWSIMSPRKDEKTFGKHPTQKPMELLRRIVLASTDEGATILDPFSGSGTTGIAAVSHGRKYVGLDQSDEYLDLSIRRFQGLQELQEAEG; this is encoded by the coding sequence ATGGAGATCTGGTCAAACGACCAGCCGCAGACGCTATCTGCACCTTATTTTCAGAGTCCCGAATTTACACTTTTTCAGGGTGATTCACTCGAACTGATGCGCGGCATGGCTGACGCACAATTCGATATGATTTTTGCTGACCCACCGTACTTTCTCAGCAACGGTGGCGTAACGTGTAAGAACGGCCGCATGGTTTCTGTGGATAAGGGCCGCTGGGACCGAAGCCAGGGTGCTCAAGCCAATCATGAGTTCAACATGGCGTGGCTCAACGAGTGCCAACGACTTCTCAAGCCCAACGGCACCATGTGGGTTTCAGGGACCCATCACGTGATCTACAGCATCGGCTTTGCTATGCAGCTTCTGGACTTCAAGATCCTCAATGATATCGCGTGGTTCAAGGTCAATCCTCCGCCGAATCTCTCGTGCAGATACTTCACGCACGGGACGGAGACCATTCTCTGGGCGGCCAAGAACCATAAAGCCAAGTACACCTTCAATTACGCGCTGATGAAGGAAGAGAACGGCGGCAAACAGATGAAAAATCTATGGTCGATCATGTCACCTCGAAAAGACGAGAAGACGTTCGGCAAACACCCTACCCAAAAGCCGATGGAGCTTTTGCGCCGCATTGTGCTGGCGAGCACCGACGAAGGCGCAACGATTCTCGACCCGTTCTCGGGTTCGGGAACGACTGGAATCGCTGCGGTTTCACACGGTCGTAAATACGTCGGGCTCGACCAGAGCGATGAATATCTCGACCTCTCGATCCGCCGCTTTCAAGGCCTGCAAGAGCTTCAAGAAGCCGAGGGTTAG
- the glgC gene encoding glucose-1-phosphate adenylyltransferase, giving the protein MNNDVLVMILAGGEGSRLRPLTQERAKPAVPFGGRYRIIDFALSNFVNSGFFKIKVLTQYKSESLTQHISRGWRLSEMVGHFVEIVPAQQRTGPTWYLGSADAIFQNLNLIEDEDPRDVCVFGADHIYKMDVSQMLTFHREREAALTVAAIPVPIEEGSNFGIIEVDEESRMVGFEEKPKKPKPMPGDPTRCLASMGNYIFQREALVEEIRVDALDQKSAHDFGKSIITKMARESRYSVYVYDFTHNHVPGQSEAERGYWRDVGTLWSYWDASMELVSLTPKFDLYNKRWPIRSHHNHYPPAKFVHDDPTNARVGAAINSIVAEGVIVSGGIIRSSVLFPRVRVNSYSHIEQSVLFEDVTVGRRARIRKAIIDKGVNIPPDTTIGYDPVHDAKRFTVSDGIVVIPKGAVFE; this is encoded by the coding sequence ATGAATAACGACGTTTTGGTTATGATTTTGGCGGGAGGCGAAGGCAGTCGTTTGCGCCCACTCACTCAAGAGCGGGCGAAACCGGCGGTCCCTTTTGGCGGCCGTTATCGAATCATCGACTTCGCGCTCTCCAACTTCGTCAACAGCGGTTTCTTCAAGATCAAGGTCTTGACGCAGTACAAGAGCGAGTCCCTCACCCAGCATATCTCAAGGGGTTGGCGACTCTCCGAGATGGTTGGCCATTTTGTGGAGATAGTTCCAGCGCAGCAGCGAACCGGGCCAACCTGGTATCTGGGTAGTGCTGACGCCATCTTTCAGAATCTAAACCTTATTGAAGACGAGGATCCGCGCGACGTTTGCGTCTTCGGAGCCGACCATATCTACAAGATGGACGTGTCTCAAATGCTCACGTTTCATCGCGAGCGCGAAGCTGCGCTCACCGTTGCCGCTATTCCAGTGCCCATCGAGGAAGGGTCGAATTTCGGCATCATCGAAGTGGACGAAGAGTCGCGCATGGTTGGATTCGAGGAGAAACCCAAAAAGCCAAAGCCCATGCCAGGCGACCCAACTCGCTGCCTTGCCTCGATGGGGAACTATATTTTCCAGCGCGAGGCGCTTGTGGAAGAGATTCGGGTGGATGCGTTGGACCAAAAGAGCGCGCATGATTTTGGTAAGAGCATCATAACTAAGATGGCTCGCGAGTCGCGCTATTCGGTCTACGTCTACGACTTCACCCACAATCACGTTCCAGGTCAATCGGAGGCCGAGCGAGGCTATTGGCGAGACGTGGGGACGCTTTGGTCCTATTGGGATGCATCGATGGAGCTCGTTTCATTGACGCCGAAATTCGACCTCTACAACAAACGATGGCCAATTCGTTCACACCATAATCACTATCCGCCCGCCAAGTTTGTACACGACGATCCGACCAACGCCCGTGTGGGTGCGGCTATCAACTCAATCGTGGCTGAAGGTGTAATCGTCTCCGGTGGCATCATCCGCAGCTCGGTTCTCTTCCCTCGAGTCAGGGTCAATTCGTATAGCCATATTGAACAATCGGTGCTTTTCGAGGATGTGACGGTCGGGAGACGCGCTCGAATTCGCAAGGCGATTATCGACAAGGGGGTCAATATCCCTCCCGACACCACGATCGGATACGACCCCGTTCACGACGCAAAGAGATTTACTGTCTCGGATGGAATTGTAGTGATTCCTAAGGGCGCCGTGTTTGAGTGA
- a CDS encoding DEAD/DEAH box helicase, with protein MEFHGLKLDGFQADAVRHIQDGKSVLVAAPTGTGKTLIADYLIEQVLNDGGEVIYTAPIKALSNQKYREYSRQYGEEKVGLVTGDIVINRDAPVRIMTTEILRNILLQEHEDLNTSAEEAQELRDTAPASYMRLPETSRLRAVIVDEIHFVDDPDRGTVWEEMLIYLPRTVRILGLSATLSNLEQFASWLSHIRGTQVEVVRENQRAVPLEFHMVNQETGLVSPKDFEKSWRRWRKEKKENRSDRDSQSKGRGRRDKGRGGRRNDFAERTRHVDVFRLLPANQYPALYFIYSRKMTEQLAFELSRTPVGRTLARSAKTQEISKRIAPFESEYPEVFTTHLKGLLEKGIAFHHAGLHVALKALVEELYEAKLIQVLYCTSTFALGINMPARTVIFDSLEKFDGVEMVPLSVREFMQMAGRAGRRGIDTEGDVVMRMDFSEFSEASTFFKTLLGGRSEPVSSSFNLSFNSVVNLLERYSDDEIRVILGRSFKAYQYTEDVEFLEEDLRELRAAKPSSDKQLREYNLEEAVLERAIAEAGRPHLWENFLKKVEFLRTFGYLNPDGSLRSAAKVLKKIQFQEILVTELLLEGIFEDKSPEMIFGIMCGLVQTLPRTARVRPPDSEEWWSTFSAVEAVFNSDIVQAAYGLVQGEPVCTPAIMPLGEAWANGSTLPEILEMVSNPTDLSGDLVGSFRRGKDLVGQLRNLYDDDPDRRKELTKLIRAVTRDEVEVID; from the coding sequence TTTCAGGCCGACGCCGTACGCCACATTCAGGATGGGAAGTCGGTGTTGGTGGCCGCACCCACGGGAACGGGAAAGACCCTGATCGCGGACTACCTGATTGAGCAGGTGCTCAACGATGGCGGAGAGGTAATCTACACCGCTCCTATCAAGGCGCTCTCGAACCAGAAATACCGAGAGTATTCGCGTCAATACGGCGAGGAGAAGGTCGGGCTGGTCACGGGTGATATCGTGATCAATCGCGACGCTCCAGTACGCATCATGACAACCGAAATCCTGAGAAATATCCTTCTTCAGGAGCATGAGGATCTCAACACTTCGGCCGAGGAGGCTCAAGAGCTTCGAGACACAGCACCGGCTAGCTACATGCGCCTTCCAGAGACGAGCCGTCTCCGCGCTGTAATCGTGGACGAGATCCACTTCGTAGATGACCCGGATCGCGGCACCGTTTGGGAAGAAATGCTCATCTACTTGCCGAGAACGGTGAGAATTCTGGGCCTTTCCGCAACGCTTTCGAACCTCGAGCAATTCGCGAGCTGGCTTTCTCATATCCGAGGCACTCAGGTGGAGGTCGTGCGCGAAAACCAGCGTGCCGTTCCTCTCGAATTCCACATGGTCAATCAGGAGACGGGCCTCGTCTCCCCGAAGGACTTTGAAAAGTCATGGCGAAGGTGGCGAAAGGAGAAGAAGGAAAATCGCTCGGACCGCGACTCACAAAGCAAGGGTCGAGGCCGACGAGACAAAGGCAGGGGAGGGCGGCGCAACGACTTCGCCGAGCGCACGCGCCACGTAGATGTCTTTAGGCTTTTGCCCGCCAACCAATACCCCGCGCTCTACTTCATCTACTCTCGCAAGATGACCGAACAGCTCGCGTTCGAACTCTCCAGAACACCGGTGGGTAGGACGCTTGCGCGGAGCGCAAAAACTCAGGAAATCTCCAAGCGTATCGCGCCGTTTGAGTCCGAGTACCCCGAGGTCTTTACGACGCACCTCAAGGGACTTCTGGAGAAAGGGATTGCTTTCCACCACGCGGGTCTTCACGTGGCGCTCAAGGCGTTGGTAGAGGAGCTCTACGAGGCCAAACTTATACAAGTTCTCTACTGCACGTCGACCTTTGCGCTCGGTATCAACATGCCAGCGCGCACGGTGATTTTTGATTCGCTAGAGAAATTTGACGGGGTGGAAATGGTCCCCCTGAGCGTACGCGAGTTCATGCAGATGGCCGGACGCGCGGGTCGCCGTGGAATTGATACCGAAGGCGACGTGGTCATGCGCATGGACTTTAGCGAGTTCAGCGAAGCGTCAACTTTCTTTAAAACCCTGCTCGGAGGCCGAAGCGAGCCAGTCTCCTCGTCCTTCAATCTTTCCTTCAATTCGGTTGTGAACCTTTTGGAGCGTTACTCGGACGACGAGATTCGCGTCATCTTGGGGCGCTCGTTTAAAGCCTATCAGTACACCGAGGACGTTGAGTTTTTAGAGGAGGATCTGCGCGAGTTGAGGGCGGCGAAGCCTTCGTCAGACAAGCAGCTGCGCGAATACAATCTGGAAGAAGCAGTGCTTGAGCGAGCGATTGCTGAGGCCGGGCGTCCCCATCTCTGGGAAAACTTCCTCAAGAAGGTCGAGTTCCTGAGAACGTTTGGTTACCTAAATCCCGACGGCTCGTTGCGTTCGGCCGCAAAAGTACTCAAGAAGATCCAGTTCCAAGAAATACTGGTGACAGAGCTCTTGCTCGAAGGAATCTTCGAGGACAAGTCTCCCGAAATGATCTTCGGCATCATGTGCGGACTCGTGCAGACGCTTCCAAGAACGGCCAGAGTTCGTCCACCCGACTCCGAAGAATGGTGGTCTACTTTCAGCGCTGTGGAGGCTGTCTTCAACTCCGATATCGTTCAAGCGGCGTACGGCCTGGTGCAGGGCGAACCTGTGTGTACCCCAGCGATCATGCCGCTCGGAGAAGCCTGGGCAAACGGAAGTACACTCCCCGAGATTTTGGAGATGGTTTCAAACCCCACCGATTTGTCGGGGGATTTGGTCGGCTCGTTTAGACGTGGCAAAGACCTTGTCGGTCAGCTTCGCAATCTTTACGACGACGATCCGGACCGTCGTAAAGAACTCACCAAGCTCATACGCGCTGTGACACGCGATGAGGTCGAAGTTATCGACTAA
- a CDS encoding tetratricopeptide repeat protein, with translation MNSSRYSSVLVVMLSVLLASPNVWADPGKAAEYYKQASEAYAAGRLQEAADLLERAFAEEPDLVYQYNRILAFEGLNDFDAALRLVDIYKDPMLRDPDNRFSDIATIEQRLKDGKEVARLKAQVEEEERLKREEEEKKNAELKTPPDPEPKDSDEAGPNWVAISLVSAGVVSLGAGGLFASGLLVSDELDSTKCVNDNLSAGSAGDAIFQNCDAYAGLISYDARANQYADDKSAIETQQLMSIVFLSAGAVLATSGVLVWVLSDSSEANASLFPVVGADRAGAGLNVNF, from the coding sequence ATGAATAGTTCCCGATACTCGAGTGTGCTTGTGGTGATGCTGAGCGTTTTGCTCGCCTCACCCAATGTTTGGGCCGATCCCGGCAAGGCTGCAGAGTACTACAAACAAGCCAGCGAGGCCTACGCCGCCGGGCGCCTGCAAGAGGCTGCAGATCTACTCGAGCGAGCTTTCGCCGAAGAGCCGGACCTCGTCTACCAATACAATCGGATTCTGGCGTTTGAGGGACTCAACGATTTTGACGCTGCGCTCAGACTTGTGGATATCTACAAAGACCCGATGCTGCGCGACCCGGACAACCGGTTCTCAGATATCGCGACCATCGAGCAGCGCCTCAAAGACGGCAAAGAAGTCGCTCGACTCAAGGCGCAAGTTGAGGAAGAAGAACGATTAAAGAGAGAAGAGGAAGAAAAGAAGAACGCCGAGCTCAAGACTCCCCCTGATCCAGAGCCTAAAGACTCGGATGAGGCCGGTCCAAACTGGGTCGCGATTTCGCTTGTTTCCGCAGGGGTAGTCTCTCTGGGCGCGGGCGGTCTTTTTGCCTCTGGCTTGCTAGTCTCAGACGAGCTCGATTCGACAAAGTGCGTGAACGATAATCTCTCGGCAGGATCGGCTGGAGACGCGATTTTCCAAAATTGCGATGCCTACGCCGGCTTGATTTCCTACGACGCAAGAGCCAACCAATACGCGGACGACAAGAGCGCGATTGAGACCCAACAACTCATGAGCATCGTGTTTCTCTCGGCAGGGGCGGTCCTGGCCACCAGCGGCGTACTCGTGTGGGTACTCTCCGATTCCTCCGAAGCGAATGCCTCGCTCTTCCCAGTGGTCGGGGCAGATCGTGCGGGAGCCGGTTTAAATGTCAACTTCTGA